A section of the Corynebacterium tuberculostearicum genome encodes:
- the ispD gene encoding 2-C-methyl-D-erythritol 4-phosphate cytidylyltransferase — protein sequence MTSPSTTKTKPRVIALIAAAGQGTRLGAEVPKAYVELRGRTLLERSVRALLASGVVDEVIVLVSPDMEPEAARIIGRIDTAGAKDTTNAAPIRLVHGGSERADSVWAGLQAIPDDDAVVLIHDAARALTPPAMVRGVAKRVLEGAPAAVPVVPVADTIKEVAADAVVSTPDRSRLRAVQTPQAFRLPALRQANLDYWAEQPEFTATDDASLMEWHGERVATVPGDTLAFKITTPIDLTLAHALTEETHD from the coding sequence ATGACCTCTCCTTCGACGACGAAGACTAAACCGCGCGTCATCGCGCTCATCGCGGCCGCCGGCCAAGGCACCCGCCTCGGTGCCGAGGTGCCCAAGGCTTATGTCGAGCTGCGCGGGCGCACCCTCCTGGAGCGCTCCGTGCGTGCGCTGCTGGCCTCCGGCGTGGTCGATGAGGTCATTGTGCTGGTCAGCCCAGATATGGAACCCGAGGCCGCCCGCATCATCGGCCGCATCGACACCGCAGGCGCTAAAGACACCACCAACGCCGCGCCCATCCGCCTCGTGCACGGCGGCAGCGAGCGCGCCGATTCCGTGTGGGCCGGCCTCCAGGCAATCCCCGACGACGACGCCGTGGTGCTCATCCACGATGCGGCCCGGGCGCTGACTCCGCCGGCGATGGTGCGGGGCGTCGCCAAGCGCGTGCTCGAAGGCGCCCCCGCGGCCGTTCCGGTGGTGCCTGTGGCCGATACCATCAAGGAAGTCGCGGCCGACGCCGTGGTGAGCACTCCCGACCGCTCCCGCCTGCGCGCCGTGCAAACCCCGCAGGCCTTCCGCCTGCCTGCGCTGCGCCAAGCCAACCTCGATTATTGGGCCGAGCAGCCCGAATTCACCGCCACGGATGACGCCAGCCTCATGGAATGGCACGGCGAGCGCGTGGCGACCGTGCCAGGCGATACCCTGGCGTTCAAAATCACCACGCCCATCGATCTTACCCTGGCCCACGCCCTGACTGAGGAGACCCATGACTAA
- a CDS encoding CarD family transcriptional regulator: protein MEYKVGEVVVYPHHGAAVIEDIETREMGGETLEYLVLHINQSDLVVRVPIKNADNVGVRDVVGKEGLEKVFSVLRDEDVEEAGNWSRRYKANQERLASGDINKVAEVVRDLWRRDQDRGLSAGEKRMLGKARTILVGELALAKPVDEKKADTMMEEIDATIERHRAAGLVDDKSITTDIDNDIDLDDLSFDDED, encoded by the coding sequence ATGGAGTATAAGGTCGGCGAGGTCGTCGTCTACCCGCACCACGGTGCGGCCGTCATCGAGGATATCGAGACCCGCGAGATGGGTGGCGAGACGCTGGAATACTTGGTGCTGCACATCAACCAGTCCGACCTAGTCGTCCGCGTGCCCATCAAGAACGCCGATAACGTCGGCGTGCGCGACGTCGTGGGCAAGGAGGGCCTGGAAAAGGTCTTTTCCGTGCTGCGTGACGAGGACGTCGAAGAGGCCGGCAACTGGTCCCGCCGTTATAAGGCTAACCAGGAGCGCCTCGCTTCCGGCGATATCAATAAGGTTGCCGAGGTCGTTCGCGACCTGTGGCGCCGCGACCAGGATCGTGGCCTTTCGGCCGGCGAGAAGCGCATGCTGGGCAAGGCCCGCACCATCCTGGTGGGCGAGCTCGCGCTGGCCAAGCCGGTCGATGAGAAGAAGGCCGACACCATGATGGAAGAAATCGATGCCACCATCGAGCGCCACCGCGCGGCCGGATTGGTAGACGATAAGTCCATCACCACCGATATCGACAACGACATCGATCTCGATGACCTCTCCTTCGACGACGAAGACTAA